The following are from one region of the Glycine max chloroplast, complete genome genome:
- the ycf2 gene encoding Ycf2 (hypothetical protein RF2): MKGHQFKSWIFELREILREIKNSRYFLDSWTQFNSAGFFIHIFFHQESFIKLLDSRIWSILLSRNSQGSTSNRYFTIKYVVLFVVAVLIYRINNRKMVERKNPYLTRLLTIPMNSIGPKNDTLEESSESSNINRLIVPLLYLPKGKKISESYFLDPKESTRVLPITKKYIMPESNWGSRWWRNWIGKKSDSSCKISNETIAGIEISFKEKDIKYLEFLFVYYMDDPIRKDHDWEFFDRLSPRKRRNIINLNSGQLFEILVKDWIYYLMFAFREKIPKEVEGFFKQQGTGSIIQSNDIEHVSHLFLRNKRAISLQNCAQFHMWQFRQDLFVSWGKSPHESDFLRNNMSRENWIWLDNVWLVNKDRFFSKVRNVSSNIQYDSTRSSFIQVTGSSQLKGSSDQSKDYFDSIRNEDSKYHTLINQREIQQLKERSILCWDPSFLQTERTEIESERFPKILSGYSSMCRLFMEREKQMNNHLLPQEIEEFLGNPARATRSFFSDRWSELHLSSNPTERSTRDQKLLKKEQKKHLVLSRRSENKEIVNLFKIIMYLQNTVSIHPISSYPGCDMVPKGELDSSNKISFLNKNPFWGLFHLFHDRNSGRYTLHHDFESEEIFQEMADLFTLSITEPDLVYHKGFAFSIDSSGLGQKHFLNELFNSRDESKNHSLLVLPPLFYEENESFYRRIIKKWVQTSCGNNLEDPKPKIVVFTSNNIMEAVNQYRLIRNLIQIQYSTHGYIRNVLNRFNCNFEYGIQRYQIGNDTLNHRTIMKYTINQHLSNLKKSQKKWFDPLIFISRTERSMNRDPNAYRYKWSNGSKNFQEHLDYFISEQNSRFQVVFDRFHINQYSIDWSEVIDKKDLSKSLCFFLSKLLLFLPKFLLFLSNSLPSFFFVSFGGIPIHRSEIHIYELKGPNNPLCNQLLESIGLQIFHLKKWKPLLLDDQDTSQKSKFLINGGTISPFLFNKIPKWMIDSFHTRKNRRKSFDNTDSYFSMISHDPDNWLNPVKPFHRSSLIYSFYKANRLRFLNNQYHFCFYCNKRFPFYVEKACINNYDFTYGQFLNILFIRNKIFSFCDGQKKHAFLKRDTISPIESQVSNILIPNDFPQSGDEGYNLYKSFHFPIRYDLFVRGAIYSIADISGTPLTEGQIVHFEKTYCQPLSDMNIPDSEGKNLHQYLNFNSNMGLIHTPCSEKYLPSEKRKKRSPCLKKCLEKGQMYRTFQQDSVFSTLSKWNLFQTYIPWFLTSTGYKYLNFIFLDTFSDLLPILSSSQKFVSIFHDIMHGSDILWRIRQIPLCLPQWNLISEIWNLISEIPGNCLHNLLLSEEIIHRNNELLLISTHLRSLNVQEFFYSILFLLLVAGYLVRTHLLFVSRVYSELQTEFEKVKSLMIPSYMIELRKLLDRYPTSELNSFWLKNLFLVALEQLGDSLEEIRSFAFGGNMLWGGGPTYGVKSIRSKKKYLNLIDLISIIPNPINRIAFSRNTRHLSHPSKTIYSLIRKIKNVNGDWIDDKIESWVLNSNSIDDKEREFLVQFSTLTTEKRIDQILLSLTHSHHLSKNNSGYQMIEQPGAIYLRYLVDIHKKYLMIYEFNTSCLAERRIFLANYQTITYSQTLRGANSFHFPSHGKPFSLRLALPPPSRGILVIGSIGTGRSYLVKYLATNSYVPFITVFLNKFLDNKPKGFLIDDSDDIDDSYDSDDIDRDLDMELELLTMMNTLTMDMMPEIDRFYITFQFELAKAMSPCIIWIPNIHDLDVNESNYLSLGLLVNYLSRDCERCSTRNILVIASTHIPQKVDPALIAPNKLNTCIKIRRLLISQQRKHFFTLSYTRGFHLEKKMSHTNGFGSTTMGSNVRDLVALTNEALSISIIQKKSIIDTNIIRSVLHRQTWDFRSQVRSVQDHGILFYQIGRAVSQNVLLSNCSIDPISIYMKKKSCDGGDSYLYKWYFELGTSMKKLTILLYLLSCSAGSVAQDLWSLPGPDEKNGITSYGLVENNSDLVHGLLEVEGALVGSSRTEKDCSQFDKDRVTLLLRSEPRNPLNMIQNGSYSIVDQRFLYEKYESEFEEGGGVLDPQQIEEDFFNHIVWAPRIWSPWGFLFYCIERPNELGFPYWARSFRDKRIIYDEEDELQENDSEFLQGGTMQYQTRDRSSKEQGFFRISQFIWDPADPLFFLFKDQPFVSVFSHRQFFTDEEMSRELLTSQTDLPTSIYKHWFIKNTQEKHFELLIHCQRWLRINSSLSNGFFRSNTLSESYQYLSNLFLSNEALLDQMTKTLLRKRWLFPDEMVVAICSNNESLV; the protein is encoded by the coding sequence ATGAAAGGACATCAATTCAAATCCTGGATTTTCGAATTGAGAGAGATATTGAGAGAAATCAAGAATTCTCGCTATTTCTTAGATTCATGGACCCAATTCAATTCAGCGGGATTTTTCATTCATATTTTTTTCCATCAAGAGAGTTTTATAAAACTCTTGGACTCCCGAATTTGGAGTATCCTACTTTCACGCAATTCACAGGGTTCAACAAGCAATCGATATTTCACGATCAAGTATGTAGTACTCTTTGTAGTAGCGGTCCTTATCTATCGTATTAACAATCGAAAAATGGTCGAAAGAAAAAATCCCTATTTGACAAGGCTTCTTACTATACCTATGAATTCCATTGGACCCAAAAATGATACATTGGAAGAATCATCTGAGTCTTCCAATATCAATAGGTTGATTGTTCCGCTCCTGTATCTTCCAAAAGGAAAAAAGATCTCTGAGAGCTATTTCCTGGATCCGAAAGAGAGTACTCGGGTTCTCCCAATAACTAAAAAGTATATCATGCCTGAATCTAACTGGGGTTCGCGGTGGTGGAGGAACTGGATAGGAAAAAAGAGCGATTCTAGTTGTAAGATATCTAATGAAACCATTGCTGGAATTGAGATCTCATTCAAAGAGAAAGATATCAAATATCTGGAGTTCCTTTTTGTATATTATATGGATGATCCGATCCGTAAGGACCATGATTGGGAATTTTTTGATCGTCTTTCTCCGAGAAAGAGGCGAAACATAATCAACTTGAATTCGGGACAGCTATTCGAAATCTTAGTGAAAGACTGGATTTATTATCTCATGTTTGCTTTTCGTGAAAAAATACCAAAGGAAGTGGAGGGTTTTTTCAAACAACAAGGGACTGGGTCAATTATTCAATCAAATGATATTGAGCATGTTTCCCATCTCTTCTTGAGAAACAAGCGGGCTATTTCTTTGCAAAATTGTGCTCAATTTCATATGTGGCAATTCCGTCAAGATCTCTTCGTTAGTTGGGGGAAGAGTCCGCACGAATCGGATTTTTTGAGGAACAACATGTCGAGAGAGAATTGGATTTGGTTAGACAATGTGTGGTTGGTAAACAAGGATCGGTTTTTTAGCAAGGTACGGAATGTATCATCAAATATTCAATATGATTCCACGAGATCTAGTTTCATTCAAGTAACGGGTTCTAGCCAATTGAAAGGATCTTCTGATCAATCCAAGGATTATTTCGATTCCATTAGGAATGAGGATTCGAAATATCACACATTGATCAATCAAAGAGAGATTCAACAACTAAAAGAAAGATCGATTCTTTGTTGGGATCCTTCCTTTCTTCAAACGGAACGAACAGAGATAGAATCAGAGCGATTCCCTAAAATCCTTTCTGGATATTCCTCAATGTGCCGACTATTCATGGAACGTGAGAAGCAGATGAATAATCATCTGCTTCCGCAAGAAATCGAAGAATTTCTTGGGAATCCTGCAAGAGCTACTCGTTCTTTTTTCTCTGACAGATGGTCAGAACTTCATCTGAGTTCGAATCCTACTGAGAGGTCTACTAGAGATCAGAAATTGTTGAAGAAAGAACAAAAGAAACATCTTGTTCTTTCCAGGCGATCGGAAAATAAAGAAATAGTGAATTTATTCAAGATAATTATGTACTTACAAAATACCGTCTCAATTCATCCTATTTCATCATATCCGGGATGTGATATGGTTCCAAAGGGTGAACTGGACAGTTCCAATAAGATTTCATTCTTGAACAAAAATCCATTTTGGGGTTTATTTCATCTATTCCATGACCGGAACAGTGGGAGATACACGTTACACCACGATTTTGAATCAGAAGAGATATTTCAAGAAATGGCAGATCTATTCACTCTATCAATAACCGAGCCGGATCTGGTGTATCATAAGGGATTTGCTTTTTCTATTGATTCCTCCGGATTGGGTCAAAAACATTTCTTGAATGAGTTATTCAACTCCAGGGATGAATCGAAAAATCACTCTTTATTGGTTCTACCTCCTCTTTTTTATGAAGAGAATGAATCTTTTTATCGAAGGATCATAAAAAAATGGGTCCAGACCTCTTGCGGGAATAATTTGGAAGATCCAAAACCTAAAATAGTTGTATTTACTAGCAACAACATAATGGAGGCAGTCAATCAATATAGATTGATCCGAAATCTGATTCAAATCCAATATAGCACCCATGGTTACATAAGAAATGTATTGAATCGATTCAATTGCAACTTCGAATATGGAATTCAAAGGTATCAAATAGGAAATGATACTCTGAATCATCGAACTATAATGAAATACACGATCAACCAACATTTATCCAATTTGAAAAAGAGTCAGAAGAAATGGTTCGATCCTCTTATTTTTATTTCTCGAACGGAGAGATCCATGAATCGGGATCCTAATGCATATAGATACAAATGGTCCAATGGGAGCAAGAATTTCCAGGAACATTTGGACTATTTCATTTCTGAGCAGAATAGCCGTTTTCAAGTAGTGTTCGATCGATTCCATATTAATCAATATTCGATTGATTGGTCTGAAGTTATCGACAAAAAAGATTTGTCTAAGTCACTTTGTTTCTTTTTGTCCAAGTTACTTCTTTTTTTGCCCAAGTTTCTTCTCTTTTTGTCTAACTCACTTCCTTCTTTTTTCTTTGTGAGTTTTGGGGGTATCCCCATTCATAGGTCCGAGATCCACATCTATGAATTGAAAGGTCCGAATAATCCACTCTGTAATCAGTTATTAGAATCAATAGGTCTTCAAATCTTTCATTTGAAAAAATGGAAACCCTTATTATTGGATGACCAAGATACTTCCCAAAAATCGAAATTCTTGATCAATGGAGGAACAATATCACCATTTTTGTTCAATAAGATACCAAAGTGGATGATTGACTCATTCCATACTAGAAAGAATCGCAGGAAATCTTTTGATAACACAGATTCCTATTTCTCAATGATATCCCACGATCCAGACAATTGGCTGAATCCCGTGAAACCATTTCATAGAAGTTCATTGATATACTCTTTTTATAAAGCAAATCGACTTCGATTCTTGAATAATCAATATCACTTCTGCTTCTATTGTAACAAAAGATTCCCTTTTTATGTGGAAAAGGCCTGTATCAATAATTATGATTTTACGTATGGACAATTCCTCAATATCTTGTTCATTCGCAACAAAATCTTTTCTTTTTGCGATGGTCAAAAAAAACATGCTTTTTTGAAGAGAGATACTATTTCACCAATCGAGTCACAGGTATCTAACATATTGATACCTAACGATTTTCCACAAAGTGGCGACGAAGGGTATAACTTGTACAAATCTTTCCATTTTCCAATTCGATACGATCTATTCGTTCGTGGAGCTATTTACTCGATCGCAGACATTTCTGGAACACCTCTAACAGAGGGACAAATAGTCCATTTTGAAAAAACTTATTGTCAACCTCTTTCAGATATGAATATACCTGATTCAGAAGGGAAGAACTTGCATCAGTATCTCAATTTCAATTCAAACATGGGTTTGATTCACACTCCATGTTCTGAGAAATATTTACCATCCGAAAAAAGGAAAAAACGGAGTCCTTGTCTAAAAAAATGCCTTGAGAAAGGGCAGATGTATAGAACCTTTCAACAAGATAGTGTTTTTTCAACTCTCTCAAAATGGAATCTATTCCAAACATATATACCATGGTTCCTTACCTCGACAGGGTACAAATATCTAAATTTCATATTTTTAGATACTTTTTCAGACCTATTGCCGATACTAAGTAGCAGCCAAAAATTTGTATCCATTTTTCATGATATTATGCATGGGTCAGATATATTATGGCGAATTCGTCAGATTCCATTGTGTCTTCCACAATGGAATCTGATAAGTGAGATATGGAATCTGATAAGTGAGATTCCGGGTAATTGTTTACATAATCTTCTTCTGTCCGAAGAAATTATTCATCGAAATAATGAGTTACTATTAATATCGACACATCTGAGATCGCTAAATGTTCAGGAGTTCTTCTATTCAATCCTTTTCCTTCTCCTTGTTGCTGGATATCTCGTTCGTACACATCTTCTCTTTGTTTCTCGAGTCTATAGTGAGTTACAGACAGAGTTCGAAAAGGTAAAATCTTTGATGATTCCATCATACATGATTGAGTTGCGAAAACTTCTGGATAGGTATCCTACATCTGAACTGAATTCTTTCTGGTTAAAGAATCTCTTTCTAGTTGCTCTGGAACAATTAGGAGATTCTCTAGAAGAAATACGGAGTTTTGCTTTTGGTGGCAACATGCTATGGGGTGGTGGTCCCACTTATGGGGTCAAATCAATACGTTCTAAGAAGAAATATTTGAATCTCATCGATCTCATAAGTATTATACCAAATCCCATCAATCGAATCGCTTTTTCGAGAAATACGAGACATCTAAGTCATCCAAGTAAAACAATCTATTCCTTGATAAGAAAAATAAAAAACGTGAATGGTGATTGGATTGATGATAAAATAGAATCCTGGGTCTTGAACAGTAATTCGATTGATGATAAAGAAAGAGAATTCTTGGTTCAGTTTTCTACCTTAACGACAGAAAAAAGGATTGATCAAATTCTATTGAGTCTGACTCATAGTCATCATTTATCAAAGAATAACTCTGGTTATCAAATGATTGAACAACCGGGAGCAATTTACTTACGATATTTAGTTGACATTCATAAAAAGTATCTAATGATTTATGAATTCAATACATCCTGTTTAGCAGAAAGACGTATATTCCTTGCTAATTATCAGACAATTACTTATTCACAAACCTTGCGGGGGGCTAATAGTTTTCATTTCCCATCTCATGGAAAACCCTTTTCGCTCCGCTTAGCCCTACCTCCCCCTAGTAGGGGTATTTTAGTGATAGGTTCTATAGGAACTGGACGATCCTATTTGGTCAAATACCTAGCGACAAACTCCTATGTTCCTTTCATTACAGTATTTCTGAACAAGTTCCTGGATAACAAGCCTAAGGGTTTTCTTATTGATGATAGTGACGATATTGATGATAGTTACGATAGTGACGATATCGACCGTGACCTTGATATGGAGCTGGAGCTTCTAACTATGATGAATACGCTAACTATGGATATGATGCCAGAAATAGACCGATTTTATATCACCTTTCAATTCGAATTAGCAAAAGCAATGTCTCCTTGCATAATATGGATTCCAAACATCCATGATCTGGATGTGAATGAGTCGAATTACTTATCCCTCGGTCTTTTAGTGAACTATCTCTCCAGGGATTGTGAAAGATGTTCTACTAGAAATATTCTTGTTATTGCTTCGACTCATATTCCCCAAAAAGTAGATCCGGCTCTAATAGCTCCGAATAAATTAAATACATGCATTAAGATACGAAGGCTTCTTATTTCACAACAACGAAAACACTTTTTCACTCTTTCATATACTAGGGGATTTCACTTGGAAAAGAAAATGTCCCATACTAATGGATTCGGGTCCACAACGATGGGTTCAAATGTACGAGATCTTGTAGCACTTACCAACGAGGCCCTATCGATTAGTATTATACAAAAAAAATCCATCATAGACACTAATATAATTAGATCTGTTCTTCATAGACAAACTTGGGATTTCCGATCTCAGGTAAGATCGGTTCAGGATCATGGGATCCTTTTCTATCAGATAGGAAGGGCTGTTTCACAAAATGTACTTCTAAGTAATTGCTCCATAGATCCTATATCTATCTATATGAAGAAGAAATCATGTGACGGGGGGGATTCTTATTTGTACAAATGGTACTTCGAACTTGGAACGAGTATGAAGAAATTAACGATACTTCTTTACCTTTTGAGTTGTTCTGCCGGATCGGTCGCTCAAGACCTTTGGTCTCTACCCGGACCTGATGAAAAAAATGGGATCACATCTTATGGACTCGTTGAGAATAATTCTGATCTAGTTCATGGCCTATTAGAAGTAGAAGGCGCTCTGGTGGGATCCTCACGTACAGAAAAAGATTGCAGTCAGTTTGATAAGGATCGAGTGACATTGCTTCTTCGGTCCGAACCAAGGAATCCCTTAAATATGATTCAAAATGGATCTTATTCTATCGTTGATCAGAGATTTCTCTATGAAAAATATGAATCGGAGTTTGAAGAAGGGGGGGGAGTCCTCGACCCACAACAGATAGAGGAGGATTTTTTCAATCACATCGTTTGGGCTCCTAGAATATGGAGCCCTTGGGGCTTTCTATTTTATTGTATTGAAAGGCCCAATGAATTGGGATTTCCCTATTGGGCCAGGTCATTTCGGGACAAGCGGATCATTTATGATGAAGAGGATGAGCTTCAAGAGAATGATTCAGAGTTCTTGCAGGGTGGAACCATGCAGTACCAGACACGAGATAGATCTTCCAAAGAACAGGGCTTTTTTCGAATAAGCCAATTCATTTGGGACCCCGCGGATCCACTCTTTTTCCTATTCAAAGATCAGCCTTTTGTCTCTGTGTTTTCACATCGACAATTCTTTACAGATGAAGAGATGTCAAGGGAACTTCTTACTTCCCAAACAGATCTTCCTACATCTATATATAAACACTGGTTTATCAAGAATACGCAAGAAAAGCATTTTGAATTGTTGATTCATTGCCAGAGATGGCTTAGAATCAATAGTTCATTATCTAATGGATTTTTCCGTTCTAATACTCTATCTGAGAGTTATCAATATTTATCAAATCTGTTCCTATCTAACGAAGCGCTATTGGATCAAATGACAAAGACATTGTTGAGAAAAAGATGGCTTTTCCCAGATGAGATGGTTGTTGCTATCTGCTCCAATAACGAATCATTGGTTTAA
- the rps7 gene encoding ribosomal protein S7, with amino-acid sequence MSRRGTAEEKTAKSDPIYRNRLVNMLVNRILKHGKKSLAYQIIYRAMKKIQQKTETNPLSVLRQAIRGVTPDIAVKARRVGGSTHQVPVEIGSTQGKALAIRWLLGASRKRPGRNMAFKLSSELVDAAKGSGDAIRKKEETHRMAEANRAFAHFR; translated from the coding sequence ATGTCACGGCGAGGTACTGCAGAAGAAAAAACCGCAAAATCCGATCCAATTTATCGTAATCGATTAGTTAACATGTTGGTTAACCGTATTCTGAAACACGGAAAAAAATCATTGGCTTATCAAATTATCTATCGAGCTATGAAAAAGATTCAACAAAAGACAGAAACAAATCCACTATCTGTTTTACGTCAAGCAATACGTGGAGTAACTCCCGATATAGCAGTAAAAGCAAGACGCGTAGGCGGATCAACTCATCAAGTTCCCGTTGAAATAGGATCCACACAAGGAAAAGCACTTGCCATTCGTTGGTTATTGGGGGCATCCCGAAAACGTCCGGGTCGAAATATGGCTTTCAAATTAAGTTCCGAATTAGTGGATGCTGCCAAAGGTAGTGGCGATGCCATACGCAAAAAGGAAGAGACTCATAGAATGGCAGAGGCAAATAGAGCTTTTGCACATTTTCGTTAA
- the ndhB gene encoding NADH dehydrogenase subunit 2 has translation MIWHVQNENFILDSTRIFMKAFHLPLFDGSFIFPECILIFGLILLLMIDSTSDQKDISWFYFISSTSLVMSITALLFRWREEPMISFSGNFQTNNFNEIFQFLILLCSTLCIPLSVEYIECTEMAITEFLLFILTATLGGMFLCGANDLITIFVALECFSLCSYLLSGYTKKDVRSNEATTKYLLMGGASSSILVHGFSWLYGSSGGEIELQEIVNGLINTQMYNSPGILIALLFITVGIGFKLSPAPSHQWTPDVYEGSPTPVVAFLSVTSKVAASASATRIFDIPFYFSSNEWHLLLEILAILSMILGNLIAITQTSMKRMLAYSSIGQIGYVIIGIIVGDSNGGYASMITYMLFYISMNLGTFACIVSFGLRTGTDNIRDYAGLYTKDPYLALSLALCLLSLGGLPPLSGFFGKLHLFWCGWQAGLYFLVSIGLLTSVVSIYYYLKIIKLLMTGRNQEITPHVRNYRRPPLRSNNSIELSMIVCVIASTIPGISMNPIIEIAQDTLF, from the exons ATGATCTGGCATGTACAGAATGAAAACTTCATTCTCGATTCTACAAGAATTTTTATGAAAGCCTTTCATTTGCCTCTCTTCGATGGAAGTTTTATTTTCCCAGAATGTATCCTAATTTTTGGCCTAATTCTTCTTCTGATGATTGATTCAACCTCTGATCAAAAAGATATATCTTGGTTCTATTTTATCTCTTCAACAAGTTTAGTAATGAGCATAACGGCCCTATTGTTCCGATGGAGAGAAGAACCTATGATTAGCTTTTCGGGAAATTTCCAAACGAACAATTTCAACGAAATCTTTCAATTTCTTATTTTACTATGTTCAACTCTATGTATTCCTCTATCCGTAGAGTACATTGAATGTACAGAAATGGCTATAACAGAGTTTCTGTTATTCATATTAACAGCTACTCTAGGAGGAATGTTTTTATGCGGCGCTAACGATTTAATAACTATCTTTGTAGCTCTAGAATGTTTCAGTTTATGTTCCTATCTACTATCTGGATATACCAAGAAAGATGTACGGTCTAATGAGGCTACTACGAAATATTTACTCATGGGTGGGGCAAGCTCTTCTATTCTGGTTCATGGTTTCTCTTGGCTATATGGTTCATCCGGGGGAGAGATCGAGCTTCAAGAAATAGTGAACGGTCTTATCAATACACAAATGTATAACTCCCCAGGAATTTTAATTGCACTTTTATTCATCACTGTAGGAATTGGGTTCAAGCTTTCCCCAGCCCCTTCTCATCAATGGACTCCTGACGTATACGAAGGA TCTCCCACTCCAGTCGTTGCTTTTCTTTCTGTTACTTCGAAAGTAGCTGCTTCAGCTTCAGCCACTCGAATTTTCGATATCCCTTTTTATTTCTCATCAAACGAATGGCATCTTCTTCTGGAAATCCTAGCTATTCTTAGCATGATATTGGGGAATCTCATTGCTATTACCCAAACAAGCATGAAACGTATGCTTGCGTATTCGTCCATAGGTCAAATCGGATATGTAATTATTGGAATAATTGTTGGAGACTCAAATGGTGGATATGCAAGCATGATAACTTATATGCTGTTCTATATCTCGATGAATCTAGGAACTTTTGCTTGCATTGTATCATTTGGTCTACGTACCGGAACTGATAACATTCGAGATTATGCAGGATTATACACGAAAGATCCTTATTTGGCTCTCTCTTTAGCCCTATGTCTCTTATCCTTAGGAGGTCTTCCTCCACTATCAGGTTTTTTCGGAAAACTTCATTTATTCTGGTGTGGATGGCAGGCAGGCTTATATTTCTTAGTTTCAATAGGACTCCTTACGAGTGTTGTTTCTATCTACTATTATTTAAAAATAATCAAGTTATTAATGACTGGACGAAACCAAGAAATAACTCCTCACGTGCGAAATTATCGAAGGCCCCCTTTAAGATCAAACAATTCCATCGAATTAAGTATGATTGTATGTGTGATAGCATCTACTATACCAGGAATATCAATGAACCCTATTATTGAAATTGCTCAGGATACCCTTTTTTAG